Proteins from one Flavobacterium sp. N2038 genomic window:
- a CDS encoding reprolysin-like metallopeptidase, giving the protein MKKQLLFILFIFAFANIHAQSDDLWQKTNPNTFLSKKTNEADSEKLYYKLSSDHLRTKLSSITNTTSKKTKTEITIPNLNGVLEKFSVWESSNFEPELQAKYPEIRAYEGSGLDDKTAKIHFSVSPFGIQTMVFRADKSTEFIEENPDDKSQYVLFAKSDKASKGLICQTEDKKSDLITSAKTGKTTSNAKVFKTLRLALSCTGEYTKFFGGTKAQATSAMNATLTRVNGVFNKDLAVRLILISNNDAIIYTDPTTDPYSDAKTGVKGSWNTEVQNNLTSVIGNSGYDIGHLFGATGGGGNAGCIGCVCDNPTSDEPLGKGSAFTSPSDGKPQGDTFDIDFVAHELGHQLGAMHTFSFDSGERTSVNVEPGSGSTIMGYAGISDGYDVQMHSDDYFAYASILQIQDNLATKSCPVSTAITNNPPVINAGANYTIPISTAFILTGTGSDPEGDSVTYNWEEYDNATTTSEENSKAYPTKPDGPLFRSVIPSSSPVRYMPGFNSVLQNRLTTTWESVTSIARTLHFTLTGRDNAASGAAQTNTAQMIVNVSSSAGPFEITSHVNDDVSWWQGLSETVTWNVNNTNTLQGSSTVDIKLSTDGGATFPITLAANTPNDGSEVIVLPASVPSSKNCRILIQPTGNIYYAINKKPFAVGYTSTTTCNSYSFGSSFSIPNTTTFVTKTVTVPATDAVISDVNVLINVTHENLSDLEIQIVNPQGTIVQLFNKSCTATNSTLALQFDDSGATLDCGKTTQQIVVPVDFLSVFNGQSPAGTWTFRVRDAVVGSFGTINSASVNICGQTFTLDAVDFDKIDFNLYPNPNKGNFNIQFKSDSLSEIKIFVHDILGKIVYSNTYGATKQFSQNIQLPNVSSGMYLITVIDGDKRTVKKIVVN; this is encoded by the coding sequence ATGAAAAAACAATTACTTTTTATATTATTTATTTTTGCCTTTGCCAATATTCATGCTCAAAGCGATGATTTATGGCAAAAAACCAATCCGAATACTTTTTTAAGTAAAAAGACAAATGAGGCGGATTCTGAAAAATTATATTATAAATTAAGCTCAGATCACCTACGGACGAAGCTTTCTTCAATAACTAATACTACGTCAAAAAAAACTAAGACTGAAATTACAATTCCAAACCTTAATGGTGTTCTGGAAAAGTTTTCGGTTTGGGAATCTTCAAATTTTGAACCGGAATTACAGGCAAAATATCCTGAGATCAGAGCTTACGAGGGATCTGGTTTAGATGATAAAACAGCAAAAATTCATTTCAGCGTTTCACCATTTGGAATACAAACTATGGTATTTCGTGCTGATAAATCGACTGAGTTTATTGAAGAAAATCCGGATGACAAGTCGCAGTATGTTTTATTTGCCAAAAGTGATAAGGCTTCAAAAGGACTGATATGTCAAACAGAAGACAAAAAAAGTGATTTAATTACTTCGGCAAAAACAGGGAAAACGACATCAAATGCAAAAGTTTTTAAAACATTGCGTCTGGCATTATCCTGTACAGGCGAGTATACTAAGTTTTTTGGTGGTACAAAGGCTCAGGCTACTAGTGCAATGAACGCAACACTAACAAGAGTTAATGGTGTCTTTAATAAAGATTTGGCTGTAAGACTGATATTGATTTCAAATAATGACGCTATAATTTATACCGATCCAACAACAGATCCTTACTCTGATGCAAAAACAGGAGTAAAAGGATCCTGGAATACAGAAGTGCAAAATAATCTGACTTCGGTAATAGGAAATAGCGGTTATGATATCGGACATTTATTTGGTGCTACGGGTGGAGGCGGAAATGCCGGATGTATTGGGTGTGTTTGTGATAATCCAACCTCTGATGAGCCTTTAGGAAAAGGAAGTGCTTTTACTTCTCCATCTGACGGAAAACCTCAGGGAGATACATTCGATATTGATTTTGTAGCACATGAACTTGGACATCAGTTAGGGGCAATGCATACTTTTTCTTTTGATTCTGGAGAGAGAACAAGTGTAAATGTCGAGCCGGGAAGTGGTTCTACCATTATGGGTTATGCTGGTATTTCTGATGGGTATGATGTTCAGATGCATTCAGACGATTATTTTGCTTATGCCAGTATTTTACAGATTCAGGATAATCTGGCTACAAAAAGTTGCCCGGTAAGTACAGCAATAACCAATAACCCACCTGTAATCAATGCCGGTGCTAATTATACAATTCCCATTTCTACAGCATTTATTTTGACAGGAACAGGATCTGATCCGGAAGGAGATTCAGTAACTTACAATTGGGAAGAATATGATAATGCAACAACGACATCTGAAGAAAATAGCAAGGCTTATCCAACAAAACCAGACGGGCCTTTGTTTAGATCCGTTATTCCAAGTAGTAGTCCAGTTCGTTACATGCCTGGTTTTAACTCAGTTCTTCAAAATAGATTAACCACTACCTGGGAGTCTGTGACGTCTATTGCAAGAACGTTGCATTTTACTTTAACTGGTAGAGATAATGCCGCTTCAGGGGCAGCTCAGACCAATACAGCTCAAATGATTGTAAACGTTTCTTCTTCAGCCGGACCGTTTGAAATTACATCGCATGTTAACGATGATGTAAGTTGGTGGCAGGGATTGAGTGAAACGGTTACTTGGAATGTAAATAATACCAATACATTGCAAGGTTCGTCTACTGTTGATATTAAATTGTCTACAGACGGAGGAGCAACTTTTCCGATAACTTTAGCTGCAAATACACCAAATGATGGTTCCGAAGTTATTGTTCTTCCAGCCAGTGTACCCTCTTCAAAAAATTGCAGAATTTTGATTCAGCCAACAGGCAATATCTATTATGCTATAAACAAAAAGCCTTTTGCAGTAGGATATACATCAACTACAACTTGTAATTCATATAGCTTCGGGAGTTCATTTTCGATCCCTAATACAACTACCTTTGTTACAAAAACAGTAACAGTTCCGGCAACTGATGCTGTAATTTCAGATGTAAATGTCTTGATTAATGTAACGCATGAGAATCTTTCGGATCTGGAAATTCAAATTGTAAATCCTCAGGGAACCATTGTACAGTTGTTTAATAAAAGCTGCACTGCAACAAACTCAACTTTAGCCCTTCAGTTTGATGATTCGGGAGCCACTTTAGATTGTGGTAAAACAACACAACAAATTGTTGTTCCGGTAGATTTTTTAAGTGTCTTTAATGGTCAAAGCCCTGCTGGAACCTGGACTTTTCGAGTAAGAGATGCGGTTGTTGGAAGCTTTGGAACTATAAATTCGGCTTCAGTAAACATTTGTGGTCAGACATTTACACTAGATGCAGTTGATTTTGATAAAATAGATTTTAATCTTTACCCAAATCCAAACAAAGGAAATTTCAATATTCAGTTTAAAAGCGATTCATTATCCGAAATAAAGATTTTTGTACATGATATTTTAGGTAAGATAGTATATTCAAATACATATGGAGCAACGAAACAATTTAGTCAAAATATTCAGTTGCCAAATGTTTCTTCCGGAATGTACCTTATTACCGTAATTGACGGAGATAAAAGAACGGTAAAGAAAATTGTGGTGAACTAA
- a CDS encoding ComF family protein, whose translation MFNYIINLFFPKVCSGCRSVLMTNETVLCTICRHELPLTQYHLDSNNEAVKKFYGKIEIEHASALLYFNKKGIVQELIHNLKYKGHEEIGTVLGSWYAEDLKDLKLNKPFDIIIPVPLHSKKLKERGYNQVTTFGKTLAASLNLIFDDTVLYRKRYSKTQSKKNLLGRSENIDSIFDVHFSETNHHKHFLIVDDVLTTGATLEACARALLKIPGAKISIVCMAVAH comes from the coding sequence GTGTTTAATTATATCATAAATCTGTTTTTTCCAAAAGTTTGCTCCGGATGCCGATCGGTTTTGATGACAAATGAAACTGTTTTGTGTACCATTTGTCGTCATGAATTACCGCTTACGCAATATCATTTAGATTCTAATAACGAAGCTGTTAAGAAATTTTATGGAAAAATCGAGATTGAACACGCATCGGCTCTTCTGTATTTTAATAAAAAAGGTATTGTTCAGGAACTTATTCATAATTTAAAATACAAAGGTCATGAAGAAATAGGCACTGTTTTAGGCAGTTGGTATGCTGAAGATTTAAAAGATCTGAAACTGAACAAACCTTTTGATATTATAATTCCAGTACCGCTGCATTCTAAAAAACTTAAAGAGAGAGGCTATAATCAGGTTACAACTTTTGGAAAAACTTTGGCAGCTTCTTTAAATCTTATTTTTGATGACACTGTTTTATATCGAAAGCGTTATTCAAAAACACAATCAAAGAAAAATCTGTTAGGCAGATCTGAAAATATTGATTCTATCTTTGATGTCCATTTTTCAGAAACAAATCACCACAAACACTTTTTAATTGTTGACGACGTATTAACAACCGGAGCCACACTTGAGGCATGTGCGCGTGCATTACTAAAAATACCCGGTGCAAAAATCAGTATTGTATGTATGGCAGTAGCACACTAG
- a CDS encoding glycine--tRNA ligase → MAKQDDLFKNVVSHAKEYGFIFPSSEVYDGLSAVYDYAQNGVELKKNIREYWWKSMVQMNENIVGLDAAILMHPTTWKASGHVDAFNDPLIDNKDSKKRYRADVLVEDYAEKINLKAKKEIEKAKARFGDAFNEEEFVTTNARVIEYLAKEREIRERLGRSLGNGDLEDVKALIDELEIADPETGSRNWTEVKQFNLMFGTKLGASAESAMDLYLRPETAQGIFVNFLNVQKSGRMKVPFGIAQTGKAFRNEIVARQFIFRMREFEQMEMQFFVRPGDEMRWYEHWKTTRLNWHLSLGLGKDNYRFHDHEKLAHYANAAADIEFNFPFGFKELEGIHSRTDFDLKAHEEYSGRKLQYFDPELNENYVPYVVETSVGLDRMFLAVFATSLQEETLEDGSSRTVLKLPAVLAPTKAAVLPLVKKDGLPEISRKIIEDLKWDFNVAYDEKDAVGRRYRRQDALGTPFCITVDHQTLEDETVTIRHRDTMKQDRVKISELRAIIENEVSMKNWLMKM, encoded by the coding sequence ATGGCAAAACAAGACGATTTATTTAAGAATGTGGTTTCGCACGCAAAAGAGTACGGATTTATTTTTCCGTCAAGCGAAGTATACGATGGATTGAGTGCAGTGTATGATTATGCACAAAATGGTGTCGAGTTAAAAAAGAATATTCGTGAATATTGGTGGAAATCAATGGTTCAGATGAATGAAAATATTGTAGGACTAGATGCTGCAATATTAATGCACCCAACTACCTGGAAAGCTTCGGGCCACGTTGATGCATTCAATGATCCATTAATTGACAATAAAGATTCTAAGAAAAGATATAGAGCAGACGTTTTAGTTGAAGATTATGCTGAAAAGATTAATCTGAAAGCTAAAAAAGAAATCGAAAAAGCAAAAGCTCGTTTTGGCGATGCATTCAACGAAGAGGAATTTGTAACTACAAATGCGCGAGTAATTGAATATTTGGCTAAAGAAAGAGAAATCAGAGAGCGTTTAGGACGTTCTTTAGGTAATGGAGATCTGGAAGATGTAAAAGCTTTGATCGATGAGCTTGAAATTGCTGATCCTGAAACCGGTTCAAGAAACTGGACAGAGGTTAAGCAATTTAACTTAATGTTCGGAACTAAATTGGGAGCTTCTGCAGAATCTGCAATGGATCTTTATTTACGTCCGGAAACAGCTCAGGGTATTTTTGTGAACTTCCTGAATGTTCAGAAATCTGGTCGTATGAAAGTTCCTTTTGGAATTGCTCAAACAGGTAAAGCATTTAGAAACGAAATTGTTGCAAGACAATTTATTTTCCGTATGCGTGAATTCGAACAAATGGAAATGCAGTTTTTCGTGCGTCCGGGAGATGAGATGAGATGGTACGAACACTGGAAAACTACACGTTTAAACTGGCACTTATCTTTAGGATTAGGAAAAGATAATTACCGTTTTCACGATCACGAAAAATTAGCACATTATGCCAATGCAGCTGCCGATATTGAATTTAATTTCCCTTTTGGTTTCAAAGAATTAGAAGGTATTCACTCTCGTACTGATTTTGACTTAAAAGCACACGAAGAATACTCAGGTAGAAAATTACAATATTTTGATCCTGAATTAAATGAAAACTATGTACCATACGTTGTAGAAACCTCTGTAGGTCTGGATCGTATGTTTTTAGCAGTTTTTGCAACATCGTTGCAAGAAGAAACTTTAGAGGATGGTTCGTCAAGAACAGTGCTTAAATTACCAGCGGTATTAGCACCAACAAAAGCAGCGGTTTTACCATTAGTTAAAAAAGATGGGTTGCCTGAAATTTCAAGAAAAATCATCGAAGATTTAAAATGGGATTTCAATGTTGCTTATGATGAAAAAGATGCTGTAGGTCGTCGTTACAGAAGACAAGATGCATTGGGAACACCATTTTGCATTACTGTAGATCACCAGACTCTAGAAGACGAAACAGTAACAATTCGTCATAGAGATACAATGAAACAGGATCGTGTTAAGATTAGCGAATTAAGAGCTATTATTGAAAACGAAGTTTCGATGAAAAACTGGTTAATGAAAATGTAA
- a CDS encoding LytR/AlgR family response regulator transcription factor, translating into MKKYSYIIIDNDAESILKTRIVAEGFSELTFIASATNYHQGLNLVLEYRPSFIFLEIDPENSLSNLSLAFIGELYRYLSVIPKVIITTTKKDLAFDAIQYNVFDYILKPLTHVDLLKTLLKLQKTLSESKDTRFEENVVNVPDLERVSLFEENSDLKEEIQPVVVEDHKITFEAEKPLIICVKSYGDYRYMNASDICYFQADNNSTDIFLASGEMVTAFKTLKHFESVLLHPFVRIHNSYIINQNYIARIHNGNSVCYIKNSSKKIPFSKTYKANVDSIIADIADGNYLEI; encoded by the coding sequence TTGAAAAAGTATTCGTACATCATTATTGACAATGACGCTGAAAGTATTTTGAAGACCAGAATTGTTGCAGAAGGGTTTTCGGAGTTAACTTTTATAGCCTCGGCTACGAATTACCATCAAGGTTTAAATTTGGTTTTAGAATATCGTCCTTCTTTTATTTTTTTAGAAATTGATCCCGAAAATTCGCTAAGTAATTTATCACTTGCATTTATTGGCGAATTGTATCGGTATTTGTCTGTTATCCCCAAAGTTATTATCACTACAACTAAAAAGGATCTGGCGTTTGATGCCATTCAGTATAACGTTTTTGATTATATTCTGAAACCTTTAACACATGTAGATTTGTTAAAGACCCTTTTAAAACTGCAAAAGACCCTTTCGGAATCTAAAGACACACGTTTTGAAGAGAATGTTGTTAATGTACCTGATTTAGAGCGAGTTAGTTTGTTTGAAGAAAATTCTGATTTAAAGGAAGAAATTCAGCCTGTAGTAGTAGAAGATCATAAAATAACTTTTGAAGCCGAAAAACCACTTATAATCTGCGTTAAATCATATGGAGATTATCGGTACATGAATGCTTCTGATATTTGTTATTTTCAGGCAGATAATAATTCTACCGATATATTCCTCGCTTCGGGCGAAATGGTCACCGCTTTTAAGACTTTAAAGCATTTTGAAAGTGTTTTATTACATCCGTTTGTCCGAATTCATAATAGTTATATAATCAATCAAAACTATATTGCCAGAATTCATAACGGAAACTCAGTTTGTTACATCAAAAATTCCTCAAAAAAGATTCCTTTTTCCAAGACTTACAAAGCAAACGTTGATTCAATTATCGCAGATATCGCCGACGGTAATTATTTAGAGATCTAA
- a CDS encoding ATP-binding protein — MKKHSQILLFLILVLFGCTNNTKKDENVKSSIDSLPIYFSLANDINLPFNYKQKYNQKAFDVVIVQENDSMNRVNLFKIANRYYNMSDWKSYKKISKLVLERAISSKDSSSIGKAYTYLGDYYQSQMVSDSAFLNYFRAEKIYLRNNDDINLVKTLIAKGDLQLSEGDFFESEISIFKALKILKTKKDVNKDLYDCYNLLGIIYNEREEYDKALEYHNKALSMLEDKTILSQFQQRAISLNNIGYVYLKMHNFNQAKKYFKRGLEQKDLFNGNTTIYAMLLDNFAYSKFKSKEFTELPSQFYQALKIRDSLKLESGIILNKNHLSEYYAFKKDTFRAIQYARQALILSKKSNTIRNILESLKQIAIVDPQKASVYSKEYIHLNEKLLKAERKMGEKFSRIEYETNEIKDQNSNLQEKNKTLIYVFSICTLVGLFFYVYKTQQARNRELLFKQQQQIANEDIYNLMISQQNEIEQTRIKEKKKVAQELHDGVLGRMFGVRISLDSLDKIDEAQAAAKRKKYLTELKNIEEDIREISHDLNREKSELINNFVAILKKLFENQRNTHYSKLITKFDPHIKWELVDNIVKINLYRIVQEALQNCNKYAKADVIIVEFKSEIDYLILSILDDGIGFNTKRTKNGIGLHNIQYRATECKGTVTVKSAKGEGTILTVKVPIDQKINLHNNDI, encoded by the coding sequence TTGAAAAAACATTCTCAGATATTATTGTTTTTAATTCTTGTCCTGTTTGGTTGTACCAATAATACTAAGAAAGATGAAAATGTAAAATCTTCAATAGATAGTCTGCCTATTTATTTCTCGTTGGCAAATGATATTAATTTGCCTTTTAACTATAAACAAAAGTATAATCAAAAAGCATTTGATGTTGTTATTGTTCAGGAGAATGATTCTATGAATAGAGTTAATCTATTTAAAATTGCTAATCGCTATTACAATATGAGCGATTGGAAATCCTATAAAAAAATATCTAAATTGGTTTTGGAAAGAGCAATAAGTAGTAAAGATTCATCCAGTATTGGTAAAGCTTATACTTATTTGGGAGATTATTATCAATCTCAAATGGTTTCGGATAGTGCCTTTTTGAATTATTTCAGAGCAGAGAAAATATATTTAAGAAACAATGATGATATTAATCTGGTAAAAACTCTTATAGCCAAAGGAGATTTGCAGTTGAGTGAAGGGGATTTTTTTGAAAGTGAAATTAGTATTTTTAAAGCACTTAAGATTTTAAAGACGAAAAAAGACGTAAATAAAGATCTTTATGACTGTTATAATTTACTTGGAATTATATACAATGAGCGCGAAGAGTATGATAAAGCACTTGAATATCATAATAAAGCATTGTCTATGCTTGAAGATAAAACAATTTTATCACAATTCCAACAAAGAGCGATTTCACTAAATAACATCGGATATGTTTATTTAAAGATGCATAATTTTAATCAAGCCAAAAAATATTTTAAAAGAGGATTGGAGCAAAAAGATTTATTTAATGGGAATACAACTATCTACGCAATGCTTTTAGATAATTTTGCTTATTCTAAGTTTAAATCGAAGGAATTTACAGAACTGCCTTCACAATTTTACCAAGCTTTAAAAATTAGGGACAGTCTGAAACTTGAATCTGGAATTATATTAAATAAAAACCATCTGTCTGAATATTATGCCTTTAAGAAAGATACCTTCAGAGCAATTCAGTATGCGAGGCAAGCTTTAATTTTATCCAAAAAATCAAATACAATAAGAAATATATTGGAATCACTTAAGCAAATTGCTATTGTTGATCCCCAAAAAGCATCTGTTTATTCTAAGGAATACATTCATCTTAATGAGAAATTGCTGAAAGCAGAACGAAAAATGGGAGAAAAATTCTCCCGTATCGAATATGAAACCAACGAGATAAAAGATCAAAACTCAAATTTACAAGAGAAGAATAAAACATTAATCTATGTTTTTAGTATTTGTACTCTGGTGGGTTTGTTTTTTTATGTTTACAAAACACAACAAGCTAGAAACAGAGAGTTACTTTTTAAGCAGCAACAGCAAATTGCAAATGAAGACATTTATAATTTAATGATTTCACAGCAGAACGAGATCGAACAAACCCGAATCAAAGAAAAGAAAAAAGTTGCACAGGAACTGCATGACGGTGTTTTGGGCAGAATGTTTGGCGTAAGAATTAGTTTAGACAGCTTAGATAAAATTGATGAAGCTCAGGCGGCCGCAAAGAGAAAAAAGTACCTGACAGAGCTAAAAAATATAGAGGAAGATATTCGTGAAATTTCGCATGATTTAAATAGAGAAAAATCAGAATTAATTAATAATTTTGTTGCGATTTTAAAGAAACTGTTTGAAAATCAGCGAAACACGCATTATTCTAAATTAATTACAAAATTTGACCCTCATATAAAATGGGAACTGGTCGATAATATTGTCAAGATTAATTTGTACAGAATTGTCCAGGAGGCACTTCAGAATTGTAATAAATATGCCAAAGCTGATGTCATTATAGTGGAGTTTAAAAGCGAAATCGATTATTTGATTTTATCTATTTTAGATGACGGAATTGGCTTTAATACTAAAAGAACAAAGAACGGAATAGGATTGCATAATATTCAGTACAGAGCAACTGAATGTAAGGGTACAGTTACAGTAAAATCTGCCAAAGGAGAAGGAACAATTCTCACCGTTAAAGTCCCAATCGATCAAAAAATTAACCTACATAATAATGACATTTGA
- a CDS encoding response regulator transcription factor, translating into MTFDPTPFSPVLKRNILIVDDHPFIIEGYKNAITRYNPKEYDFVIAQAFDCRSAYDLLEDKDTLDFDIAFLDISMPAYEDKELFSGEDLAKLIMKKMPHCKIILLTMYTELLKIKTIIRTINPNGLVIKNDLTFDELLFAFDKVMKNEKYYSQSVVKMLNQSVHNSIEIDQFDKQILFHLSKGTQIEEMSHYIPISLRAIEKRKVNLKDLLKIRTGSDEELVKEAKSKGLF; encoded by the coding sequence ATGACATTTGACCCAACTCCATTTTCGCCGGTACTTAAGCGAAATATTTTAATTGTAGACGACCATCCTTTTATTATTGAAGGATATAAAAATGCAATTACCCGGTATAATCCAAAAGAGTATGATTTTGTTATTGCTCAGGCTTTTGATTGCAGATCTGCTTATGATTTGCTGGAAGATAAAGATACTCTGGATTTTGATATCGCTTTTTTAGACATCAGTATGCCGGCCTATGAAGATAAAGAGCTTTTTTCTGGTGAAGATCTGGCCAAATTGATCATGAAAAAAATGCCGCATTGTAAAATTATCCTTCTTACAATGTATACAGAGTTGCTAAAAATTAAAACGATCATTAGAACAATTAATCCCAATGGGCTAGTGATAAAAAATGATTTAACTTTTGACGAGCTTCTTTTTGCTTTTGATAAAGTAATGAAAAATGAAAAGTACTACAGTCAATCGGTAGTAAAAATGCTGAATCAATCTGTACATAATTCGATAGAGATCGATCAATTCGACAAACAGATTTTGTTTCATTTGTCAAAAGGAACACAAATAGAAGAAATGTCGCATTATATTCCGATTTCTTTAAGAGCCATAGAAAAAAGAAAAGTAAACTTAAAAGACTTATTGAAGATACGAACTGGTTCTGATGAAGAATTGGTTAAAGAAGCAAAAAGTAAAGGGCTCTTTTAA
- the thiL gene encoding thiamine-phosphate kinase, which translates to MIEDKNPQRTSIAQLGEFGLIEHLTKNFDVTQESTLKSIGDDAAVLDFKDKKVVVSTDLLIEGVHFDLAYMPLKHLGYKAVVVNISDICAMNAKATQITVSVAVSNRFPLEALEELFEGITHAAKEYKVDVIGGDTTSSQKGLIISITAIGEANEDEIVYRNGAKQTDLLVVTGDIGAAYMGLQVLEREKQVFQVNPNSQPDLDPYTYLVERQLKPEARKDVRTLLHALEIKPTSMIDISDGLSSEIIHLCKQSKVGCNLYEDKLPLDPQFISTCEEFNIDSTTVAINGGEDYELLFTIDINDFDKIKGNPNFSIIGHMADESEGIHLVTRANTKIALKARGWDALSE; encoded by the coding sequence ATGATTGAAGATAAAAATCCGCAGCGTACCAGTATAGCTCAATTGGGAGAATTTGGTTTAATTGAACATTTAACCAAAAATTTTGATGTTACGCAGGAATCTACTTTAAAAAGTATTGGCGATGATGCAGCAGTTCTGGATTTTAAGGATAAAAAAGTAGTTGTTTCTACAGATTTATTGATTGAAGGCGTACATTTTGATCTGGCTTACATGCCATTGAAACATTTAGGATACAAAGCGGTTGTGGTAAATATCTCTGATATTTGTGCCATGAATGCAAAAGCAACTCAAATAACAGTTTCTGTTGCAGTTTCTAATCGCTTTCCGCTTGAAGCCTTAGAAGAATTATTTGAAGGAATCACACATGCAGCAAAAGAATATAAAGTTGATGTTATTGGTGGTGATACTACCTCATCTCAAAAAGGATTAATTATAAGCATAACAGCAATTGGCGAAGCAAATGAAGATGAAATCGTTTATCGAAACGGTGCAAAACAAACTGATTTGCTTGTTGTAACCGGAGATATTGGTGCAGCATATATGGGATTACAGGTTTTAGAGCGTGAAAAGCAGGTATTCCAGGTGAATCCAAATAGTCAGCCAGATCTTGATCCTTATACTTATTTGGTTGAAAGACAGTTAAAACCTGAGGCACGTAAAGATGTTCGAACTTTATTGCATGCTCTTGAAATAAAACCAACTTCGATGATTGATATTTCAGACGGATTATCTTCTGAAATTATTCATTTATGTAAACAATCAAAAGTGGGTTGTAATTTATATGAAGACAAACTGCCTTTGGATCCACAGTTTATTTCTACTTGTGAAGAATTTAATATAGACAGCACCACTGTTGCCATAAACGGAGGTGAAGATTATGAATTATTGTTTACAATCGATATTAATGATTTTGACAAAATAAAAGGAAACCCGAACTTCTCTATTATTGGCCACATGGCAGACGAAAGTGAAGGAATACATCTTGTAACACGTGCAAATACAAAAATTGCCTTAAAAGCACGTGGATGGGACGCCTTGAGCGAATAA
- a CDS encoding DinB family protein translates to MKTLEAQVITSEDLLKHWQGHRALTRRLIEIFPEKDFFEFSIGGMRPFAKLVDELLAIAVPGLKGIVTKETAPFSEGTEKLIFKAQYLEKWDEATQEINKYWEQLSVEDFSETFNLFGQYEFPIIQNILYFIDNEVHHRGQAYVYLRALNIEPPFFWER, encoded by the coding sequence ATGAAAACATTAGAAGCACAAGTTATTACTTCAGAAGATTTATTGAAACACTGGCAAGGTCATAGAGCTTTAACGCGTCGTTTAATTGAAATTTTCCCGGAAAAGGATTTCTTCGAATTTTCAATTGGAGGCATGAGACCTTTCGCAAAATTAGTAGACGAGCTTTTGGCTATTGCGGTTCCGGGTTTAAAAGGAATCGTAACAAAAGAAACTGCACCATTTTCAGAAGGAACTGAAAAACTAATTTTCAAAGCACAATATCTTGAAAAATGGGATGAGGCTACACAAGAAATTAATAAATATTGGGAACAATTATCGGTTGAGGATTTTAGTGAAACCTTTAATCTTTTTGGTCAGTATGAATTCCCAATTATTCAGAATATCTTATATTTTATTGATAACGAAGTTCATCACAGAGGTCAGGCTTATGTATATTTAAGAGCATTAAATATCGAACCGCCATTTTTCTGGGAGAGATAA